One window of Flavobacterium dauae genomic DNA carries:
- a CDS encoding sulfite exporter TauE/SafE family protein has product MHDIHFYIGLALALFIGVTLGMVGSGGSILTVPILVYVVGIDPVIATAYSLFIVGSTSAVGSIKNTIDKNVNFKIVLLFGIPSLLAVFFTRSQLVPLLPDVITLSNNVSVSKPKLIMLIFSVVMFAASSKMIKKPRQKNLATPKIVTSAMPLITQGLLIGTVSGLVGAGGGFLIIPVLVFFANLSMKQAVGTSLTIIAIQCLIGFTGDLGHHSIDWILILSFSMVSIVGLFIGNRLSKRIIDGNLRQIFGWFIVLMSIYIMFKELL; this is encoded by the coding sequence ATGCACGACATACATTTTTATATTGGTTTGGCACTGGCTCTGTTTATTGGGGTTACACTGGGTATGGTTGGTAGCGGTGGTTCTATTTTAACCGTACCTATTTTAGTATATGTTGTGGGAATTGACCCCGTAATTGCAACAGCTTATTCGCTTTTTATTGTTGGAAGCACATCGGCAGTAGGCAGTATTAAAAACACGATCGATAAAAATGTAAACTTTAAAATTGTACTGCTTTTTGGTATTCCATCGTTGTTAGCGGTCTTTTTTACACGTTCGCAATTAGTACCTTTGTTGCCCGATGTAATTACCCTTTCAAACAACGTCAGTGTTTCTAAGCCTAAATTAATTATGCTTATCTTTTCGGTGGTTATGTTTGCAGCATCATCAAAAATGATCAAAAAACCCCGACAAAAGAATTTGGCAACCCCTAAAATAGTTACATCGGCAATGCCTTTAATTACGCAAGGTTTGCTTATAGGAACCGTATCGGGCTTAGTTGGTGCCGGCGGCGGGTTTTTAATTATTCCCGTTTTGGTATTTTTTGCCAATTTATCTATGAAACAAGCTGTAGGCACATCGTTAACCATTATCGCTATCCAGTGTTTAATAGGTTTTACGGGCGATTTAGGACATCATTCCATCGATTGGATTTTGATTTTATCCTTTTCAATGGTTTCTATTGTGGGATTATTTATAGGAAATCGTTTATCGAAACGAATAATCGACGGAAATTTACGGCAGATCTTTGGGTGGTTCATCGTGTTAATGTCTATATACATTATGTTTAAAGAACTGCTTTAG
- a CDS encoding DUF488 domain-containing protein has translation MTNLVIKRVYAEALPTDGFRILVDRLWPRGISKERAKIDEWNKEVAPSTELRKWFNHNPEKWHEFSKKYIAELQANNIAETFWEAHKKQEKITLVYAAKDEEHCHPLVLLSFLKSFNK, from the coding sequence ATGACAAATTTAGTAATAAAAAGAGTTTATGCAGAAGCGTTGCCTACAGACGGTTTCCGTATTTTGGTAGATCGATTGTGGCCTCGGGGTATTTCTAAAGAAAGGGCAAAGATTGATGAATGGAATAAAGAGGTGGCACCCTCAACAGAATTACGAAAATGGTTTAATCACAATCCTGAAAAATGGCACGAATTTTCAAAAAAATACATAGCAGAACTACAAGCTAATAACATTGCTGAAACCTTTTGGGAAGCCCATAAAAAACAGGAGAAAATCACTTTGGTTTATGCCGCTAAAGATGAAGAACATTGTCATCCGTTGGTTTTGTTGAGTTTTTTGAAATCGTTTAATAAATAA
- the dnaG gene encoding DNA primase, with protein sequence MIKKETIDAIFEAARVEEVIGDFVQLKKAGSNYKGLSPFVNEKSPSFMVSPAKQIWKDFSSGKGGNAISFIMEHEHFSYPEALRYLANKYQIEIEETEQTDLEKQALNERESLFVVSEFAKKYFHDVLLKTDEGLAIGHSYFKERGFTEETIKKFQLGYSPDQWDAFTNEALAKGYKLEFLEKTGLTIVKDDKKFDRFKGRVMFPIESMSGRVLGFGGRILTNDKKAAKYLNSPESDIYHKSKVLYGIFHAKQEIASKDNCYLVEGYTDVIQMYQAGIKNVVASSGTALTPDQIRLINRLTKNITVLFDGDAAGMRASLRGIDLILEAGMNVRVCTFPDGDDPDSFARKTPIGELQHYLKNNATDFIRFKANLLMKDAGNDPIKKADVIRDIVVSISKVPDHIQREVYVQECASIMDISEDVLFSTLAQIGKKELQEANKKFVQDKKMEVVKATPEETKEQVNIIYLLERKIIEILLIYGNYEELFDEYELTVEEDKVVTQEKRVKRKVFDKVFLSLQEDEIEMSNANFQTILKDILTFYHTNETWNLENYLQQVKPELTDEITSIIMDDERYNLHNWEKQNILVKGKDSGVQQYVNETILTLRSYLIFEIIEGLKKQIQENPEKARDLLTDIVDYNNLKHTFSSKLGRVMSRFS encoded by the coding sequence ATGATTAAAAAAGAAACTATAGACGCAATTTTCGAGGCAGCCCGTGTAGAAGAAGTCATTGGCGACTTTGTACAGCTTAAAAAAGCGGGCAGTAATTACAAAGGCTTGAGTCCTTTTGTGAACGAAAAATCGCCGTCGTTTATGGTTTCGCCTGCCAAACAAATCTGGAAAGATTTTTCGTCGGGCAAAGGCGGGAATGCCATTAGCTTTATTATGGAACACGAACATTTTTCGTATCCAGAAGCCTTGCGTTACCTCGCCAATAAATATCAGATTGAAATTGAAGAAACCGAACAAACCGATTTAGAAAAACAAGCGTTAAACGAACGCGAAAGTTTGTTTGTAGTTTCAGAATTCGCAAAAAAATACTTCCACGATGTATTGCTAAAAACCGATGAAGGCTTGGCAATTGGTCATTCGTACTTTAAAGAACGGGGCTTTACCGAAGAAACCATTAAAAAGTTTCAGCTGGGTTATTCGCCCGATCAATGGGACGCCTTTACAAACGAAGCCTTGGCAAAAGGTTACAAATTGGAATTTCTTGAAAAAACCGGATTAACGATTGTAAAAGACGATAAAAAATTCGATCGCTTTAAAGGACGTGTTATGTTTCCTATCGAAAGTATGAGTGGTCGTGTGTTGGGATTTGGTGGTCGAATTTTAACCAACGATAAAAAAGCGGCGAAATATTTGAATTCGCCCGAAAGTGACATTTACCATAAAAGCAAGGTTTTATACGGAATTTTCCACGCAAAACAAGAAATTGCATCAAAAGACAACTGTTATTTGGTTGAAGGATATACCGATGTGATTCAAATGTATCAGGCAGGAATTAAAAACGTGGTGGCTTCGTCGGGAACGGCTTTAACGCCCGATCAAATCCGCTTGATTAATCGATTAACTAAAAATATTACGGTTTTGTTTGATGGCGATGCTGCAGGAATGCGTGCATCGTTACGCGGTATTGATTTGATTTTAGAAGCCGGAATGAACGTGCGTGTTTGTACGTTTCCCGATGGCGATGATCCTGACAGTTTTGCCCGAAAAACTCCGATTGGCGAATTACAGCATTATTTAAAAAACAACGCTACCGATTTTATTCGATTTAAAGCGAATTTGTTGATGAAAGATGCCGGAAACGATCCTATTAAAAAAGCCGACGTCATTCGTGATATCGTAGTTTCTATTTCTAAAGTTCCCGATCATATCCAACGTGAAGTTTATGTACAAGAATGTGCATCAATTATGGATATTTCAGAAGATGTTTTGTTCAGTACTTTGGCGCAGATTGGTAAAAAGGAACTGCAGGAAGCCAACAAAAAGTTTGTTCAAGATAAAAAAATGGAAGTTGTAAAAGCAACTCCTGAAGAAACCAAAGAGCAAGTCAACATTATCTATCTTTTAGAACGAAAAATTATTGAGATTTTACTGATTTACGGCAATTATGAAGAACTTTTTGACGAGTATGAACTTACCGTTGAAGAGGATAAAGTAGTTACACAGGAAAAACGCGTAAAACGCAAAGTGTTTGACAAGGTTTTTTTAAGCCTGCAAGAAGATGAAATTGAAATGAGCAATGCTAATTTCCAAACAATTTTAAAAGATATTCTTACTTTTTATCACACCAATGAAACTTGGAATTTAGAGAATTATTTACAACAGGTAAAACCCGAACTGACAGACGAAATTACATCAATCATTATGGATGATGAACGATACAATCTGCACAATTGGGAAAAACAGAACATTTTGGTAAAAGGTAAAGATTCGGGCGTGCAGCAATATGTAAACGAAACTATTTTAACACTTCGTTCGTATTTAATTTTTGAAATTATAGAAGGTTTAAAAAAACAAATACAGGAAAATCCTGAAAAAGCTCGTGATTTATTGACAGATATTGTTGACTACAACAATTTAAAACATACGTTTTCCAGCAAACTGGGCAGAGTAATGTCGAGATTTAGTTAA
- a CDS encoding retropepsin-like aspartic protease, translated as MRNGVLFLFILIYSISFSQKKVNLNQGKIKQNKYIESVTYQKIKNKIIVDVSINNKPYKFLFDTGASFAISKKLYEELDLPIIETINIEDATSKTNKMTVTTLPELKLGNLTFLNSTGIVFDESTSEILNCFGIDGFIGSNMLKESVVQFDDLNKKIIITNHIRNLKLNKELPYQTLELTKNQSNPYIIVTLTKNGKEAHDRVLFDSGADNFYQMSTKAFNWFKTNADVVNVIAESKGSFTWGVHGMAADDQQFVLQIPQLKLNNNPFDTIYVTTKGGIESLMGAEVLKYGKTTLDYSKKRFYFEPYTDVSKDELSEKIWAIAPTLQNNKMVVGVIWDKTLEGQVKLGDEILNFNGINYQSLDFCDIVTSDNKFTNNTAEIELKDVETGAIKKINIKRL; from the coding sequence ATGAGGAATGGAGTACTTTTTTTATTTATTTTAATTTATTCGATTAGTTTTTCACAAAAAAAGGTCAACCTTAATCAAGGAAAAATAAAACAAAATAAATACATAGAATCGGTAACGTATCAAAAAATTAAAAATAAGATTATTGTAGATGTTTCAATTAATAACAAACCTTATAAGTTTTTGTTTGACACAGGTGCATCTTTTGCTATTTCTAAAAAACTTTATGAAGAATTAGATCTGCCGATTATTGAAACAATAAACATAGAAGATGCTACGAGTAAAACAAATAAAATGACTGTTACAACATTGCCGGAGTTAAAATTAGGAAATCTTACCTTTTTAAATTCAACAGGAATTGTTTTTGATGAATCAACTTCAGAAATTTTAAATTGCTTTGGTATAGACGGCTTTATTGGAAGCAATATGCTAAAAGAATCGGTTGTACAATTTGATGATCTTAATAAAAAAATCATTATTACCAATCATATCCGAAATTTAAAGTTGAATAAAGAACTTCCTTATCAAACATTAGAATTGACTAAAAATCAAAGTAATCCATATATTATAGTAACATTAACGAAAAACGGAAAAGAAGCACACGATAGAGTTTTGTTTGATTCGGGTGCAGATAATTTTTATCAAATGTCAACAAAAGCATTTAACTGGTTTAAAACAAATGCAGACGTTGTGAATGTTATTGCAGAAAGTAAAGGTTCGTTTACTTGGGGAGTTCACGGAATGGCGGCTGATGATCAACAGTTTGTTTTACAAATTCCTCAGCTTAAGCTCAATAACAATCCTTTTGATACGATATATGTAACCACGAAAGGAGGAATAGAGTCTTTAATGGGAGCAGAAGTGTTGAAATACGGAAAAACTACATTAGATTATTCTAAAAAAAGATTTTATTTTGAACCTTACACTGATGTAAGCAAAGACGAACTCTCTGAAAAAATATGGGCTATTGCACCTACATTACAAAATAATAAAATGGTAGTTGGAGTAATTTGGGATAAAACTCTTGAAGGTCAAGTTAAATTAGGTGATGAGATTTTAAACTTCAACGGAATAAACTACCAATCTTTAGATTTTTGTGATATTGTTACGTCCGATAATAAATTTACAAACAATACAGCAGAAATAGAATTAAAAGATGTAGAAACCGGAGCTATAAAAAAAATAAATATTAAGAGATTGTAA
- the pnuC gene encoding nicotinamide riboside transporter PnuC, protein MMQEILSKTTWIEWLGVAFAVVQVLLAQKNNIHNYLFGIAGILLAMYVKFHAKLYAEFSLDFYYLIMSIYGWVFWKFGKQQTETPITFTTKTEKYKATGIIVAAFLIFYTFLTHFTDSDVPVWDSLVTAFAWAGMWLMAKRKIENWILLNISNFMAVPLLIHKELYLYAALTAFLFVVAIFGYVNWYKILKQQKNG, encoded by the coding sequence ATGATGCAGGAAATTTTAAGTAAAACCACGTGGATTGAATGGCTGGGTGTAGCCTTCGCCGTGGTTCAGGTACTTTTGGCACAAAAAAACAACATTCACAACTATCTTTTCGGAATTGCCGGTATCCTTTTGGCAATGTATGTAAAGTTTCACGCAAAACTATATGCCGAATTTTCTCTGGATTTTTATTATTTAATAATGAGTATTTACGGCTGGGTATTCTGGAAATTTGGTAAACAGCAAACCGAAACGCCTATTACGTTTACTACAAAAACCGAAAAATACAAAGCAACCGGTATTATCGTTGCAGCATTTTTAATTTTCTATACCTTTTTAACGCATTTTACCGATAGCGATGTGCCTGTTTGGGATTCGCTGGTTACTGCTTTTGCATGGGCAGGAATGTGGTTAATGGCTAAACGCAAAATAGAAAACTGGATTTTACTAAACATTAGTAACTTTATGGCGGTACCCCTGCTTATTCACAAAGAGTTGTATCTATATGCCGCACTTACCGCCTTTTTGTTTGTGGTTGCCATTTTTGGATACGTTAATTGGTACAAAATTTTAAAGCAACAAAAAAATGGATAG
- a CDS encoding MBL fold metallo-hydrolase: MKIEQIYTGCLAQGAYYIESNGEVAIIDPLREIQQYIDKATADNAKIKYIFETHFHADFVSGHLTLSQKTGAPIIYGPTAQPAFSAHIATDGEVFKIGNVTITALHTPGHTMESTTYLLRDENGKDYAIFSGDTLFLGDVGRPDLAQKAAHLTQEQLATTLFHSLRTKIMPLADDVIVYPAHGAGSACGKNLSKETVGTLGEQKRTNYALRADMTVDEFVAEVTDGLLPPPAYFPENVRLNKEGYEAIDTIIEKNKVFTPAEFKQAAGEALILDVRDADSFGKGHIPGAIFIGIDGGFAPWVGSLITDINQPIILVTPEGREQETITRLARVGYDNTLGYLAGGMQTWIDAGFETASIGRITANELETLMNNGEESVIDVRKPGEYTSAHIANVPNLPLDFINDYIAEFPSQKTTYLHCAGGYRSMIAASILKARGFHNMIDVIGGFGKIKETNLPIVTQECESSCSTK, from the coding sequence ATGAAGATTGAACAAATTTATACCGGCTGTTTGGCTCAAGGAGCATACTACATTGAAAGTAACGGCGAAGTTGCTATTATTGACCCTTTAAGAGAAATACAGCAATACATTGACAAAGCAACGGCAGACAATGCCAAAATTAAATACATTTTTGAAACGCATTTTCACGCCGATTTTGTTAGCGGACATTTAACACTTTCGCAAAAAACAGGTGCACCAATTATTTATGGTCCAACAGCACAACCGGCATTCAGTGCACATATCGCTACCGATGGCGAAGTGTTTAAAATTGGAAATGTAACCATTACAGCGTTGCACACACCGGGGCACACTATGGAAAGCACCACCTATTTGTTGCGAGATGAAAACGGAAAAGACTACGCAATTTTTAGCGGCGACACATTATTTTTAGGTGATGTAGGCAGACCCGATTTGGCTCAAAAAGCAGCACACCTTACACAAGAACAGTTGGCAACAACCTTATTTCACAGCTTACGCACCAAAATTATGCCGTTGGCTGATGACGTAATTGTGTATCCGGCACACGGAGCTGGTTCGGCTTGCGGCAAAAACTTAAGTAAAGAAACCGTTGGGACATTAGGCGAACAAAAGCGTACCAATTATGCGTTGCGTGCCGATATGACTGTTGATGAATTTGTAGCCGAAGTTACCGATGGGTTATTGCCTCCTCCAGCGTATTTTCCCGAAAATGTACGTTTAAATAAAGAAGGATATGAAGCTATTGATACCATCATAGAAAAAAACAAAGTGTTTACTCCGGCAGAATTTAAACAAGCCGCCGGCGAAGCGTTGATTTTAGACGTTCGAGATGCCGACAGTTTTGGAAAAGGACATATTCCGGGAGCCATTTTTATTGGGATTGATGGTGGATTTGCTCCTTGGGTTGGATCGTTGATTACCGATATTAACCAACCGATTATTTTGGTAACTCCAGAAGGTCGTGAGCAGGAAACCATTACGCGTTTGGCTCGTGTTGGTTACGATAATACTTTGGGATATTTGGCAGGTGGAATGCAAACTTGGATTGATGCCGGATTTGAAACCGCTTCTATTGGCAGAATTACCGCTAATGAACTGGAAACATTGATGAATAACGGCGAAGAATCGGTTATTGATGTACGCAAACCGGGTGAATACACTTCGGCACATATTGCCAACGTACCAAACCTTCCGTTAGATTTTATTAACGATTATATTGCTGAGTTTCCTTCGCAGAAAACAACCTATCTGCATTGTGCTGGCGGTTACCGATCTATGATAGCAGCTTCTATTTTAAAAGCACGCGGTTTCCATAATATGATTGATGTAATTGGCGGTTTTGGTAAAATTAAAGAAACCAACTTACCAATTGTAACACAAGAATGCGAAAGCAGTTGTAGTACAAAATAA